A window of Haliscomenobacter hydrossis DSM 1100 contains these coding sequences:
- a CDS encoding DUF1501 domain-containing protein: MAHHDHEPFRLHTPDFEPLNKQWDRRNFLLKTALGLGALATGTLLSTRSGSTPASATPSADFQQAVLNALPHFAPKAKRVVYLFMSGGPSQLETFDYKPKLQTMLGQDLPDSVRKGQRLTGMSANQSALPIAPSLYKFNQHGKNQTWVSELLPHTAQVVDDLCIVKSVFSEAINHDPALTFFQTGNQLPGRPSIGSWISYGLGTDNQNLPTFIVLVSKDAPRDQPLYARLWGNGFLPSEHQGVQFRSGKDPVLFLNNPEGYDGQDRKEMLEYLKQLNQMQNEAYGDPEVNARIAQYEMAYRMQTSVPEVMDISKESDEVFELYGPTSRDPGTYAANCILARKLLEKDVKFVQLYHQGWDHHGGLPNGMKAQCQTIDQPTAAFITDLKRRGLLEDTLVIWGGEFGRTVYSQGILTADNYGRDHHPRCFTMWMAGAGVKAGISYGETDDFSYNIVKDPVHVHDFHATLMYLLGIDHEQLVYKFQGRRFRLTDVHGQVVKGILA; the protein is encoded by the coding sequence CTAGGGGCCTTAGCCACGGGAACGCTCTTGAGTACCCGCTCCGGTTCCACCCCCGCCTCGGCTACCCCTAGCGCTGATTTTCAACAAGCGGTACTCAATGCGCTGCCCCATTTTGCCCCTAAAGCCAAAAGAGTCGTGTACCTGTTCATGAGTGGTGGCCCTTCGCAGTTGGAGACTTTTGACTACAAGCCCAAACTACAAACCATGCTAGGCCAAGACCTCCCCGACTCGGTGCGCAAAGGCCAACGCCTCACGGGCATGAGCGCCAACCAAAGCGCCCTGCCGATCGCGCCGTCCCTGTACAAGTTCAATCAACATGGCAAAAACCAAACCTGGGTGAGCGAGTTGCTGCCCCATACTGCTCAGGTAGTCGACGATTTGTGCATCGTCAAGTCAGTTTTTTCCGAAGCCATCAACCACGATCCCGCTTTGACTTTTTTCCAAACCGGCAATCAACTGCCTGGTCGGCCTTCGATTGGCTCCTGGATCAGTTATGGATTGGGGACGGACAATCAAAATTTGCCCACGTTTATCGTACTCGTTTCCAAAGATGCACCCCGCGATCAACCCTTGTACGCCCGCCTCTGGGGCAATGGATTTTTACCCTCCGAACACCAGGGCGTGCAATTCCGCTCAGGCAAAGACCCCGTTTTGTTCCTGAACAACCCCGAAGGTTACGATGGGCAAGACCGCAAGGAAATGCTGGAATACCTCAAGCAACTCAATCAAATGCAGAATGAGGCCTACGGCGATCCCGAGGTCAACGCCCGCATCGCCCAATACGAGATGGCCTACCGCATGCAAACCTCGGTACCCGAGGTGATGGACATCTCCAAGGAATCCGACGAGGTCTTCGAATTGTACGGCCCGACCAGTCGTGATCCGGGGACTTACGCCGCCAACTGCATTTTGGCCCGTAAATTATTGGAAAAAGATGTTAAGTTCGTCCAGCTTTACCACCAGGGTTGGGATCACCACGGCGGCTTGCCCAATGGCATGAAGGCGCAATGCCAAACCATTGATCAACCCACGGCAGCTTTCATTACCGACCTCAAAAGACGAGGCTTGTTGGAAGACACGCTGGTCATTTGGGGTGGAGAATTTGGGCGCACGGTGTATTCCCAGGGCATTCTCACCGCCGACAATTACGGTCGCGACCATCACCCGCGTTGCTTCACGATGTGGATGGCCGGGGCGGGTGTCAAGGCGGGAATCAGTTATGGCGAAACAGATGATTTCAGCTACAACATCGTCAAGGACCCCGTGCATGTGCATGATTTTCACGCGACATTGATGTACCTCCTGGGCATTGACCACGAGCAGTTGGTGTATAAGTTTCAGGGGCGGCGCTTCCGCCTCACCGATGTACACGGGCAAGTAGTGAAAGGCATCCTGGCTTGA